A portion of the Clostridium gelidum genome contains these proteins:
- a CDS encoding ABC transporter ATP-binding protein codes for MKLDIINVSCGYGKSTIVKDISMSVESGEILCLLGPNGVGKTTFFKTILGFLKLQTGKILLDGQDINNWSKKKLAEAIGYVPQAHTPPFPFSVIDVIIMGRTAHIGMFESPSKKDKEIAEEAMDTLNISYLKDKIYTEISGGERQMVLIARALTQQPKILVMDEPTSNLDFGNQVKVLKEINKLSQKGLGIIMTSHFPDHAFLCCTKVALMQKNNTFTIGAVDEVVTEVNLKMAYGVDVKITSVINNKGEKIKACVPMIN; via the coding sequence ATGAAGCTAGATATTATAAATGTATCTTGTGGCTACGGAAAAAGTACAATAGTAAAAGATATATCGATGAGTGTTGAAAGTGGAGAAATACTTTGTTTACTTGGACCTAACGGGGTAGGGAAAACAACTTTTTTTAAAACAATACTTGGTTTTTTAAAACTACAGACTGGCAAAATATTGCTTGATGGTCAAGACATTAATAATTGGTCAAAGAAGAAATTGGCAGAAGCAATAGGATATGTTCCACAAGCACATACTCCGCCTTTTCCTTTTAGTGTAATTGATGTAATTATAATGGGGAGAACTGCTCATATTGGAATGTTTGAATCCCCTTCAAAAAAAGATAAAGAAATTGCAGAGGAAGCAATGGATACCTTAAATATATCTTATTTAAAGGATAAAATATACACTGAAATAAGCGGTGGTGAAAGACAAATGGTATTAATAGCTAGGGCATTAACTCAACAACCTAAAATACTTGTTATGGATGAGCCTACTTCAAATTTAGACTTTGGAAATCAAGTAAAGGTACTTAAGGAAATAAATAAATTATCTCAAAAGGGACTTGGAATTATTATGACATCGCATTTCCCAGATCATGCTTTCTTATGTTGTACTAAAGTTGCCTTAATGCAGAAAAATAATACATTTACTATTGGAGCTGTGGATGAAGTAGTAACAGAAGTAAACTTAAAAATGGCTTACGGTGTGGATGTAAAGATAACTAGTGTAATAAATAATAAAGGTGAGAAGATTAAAGCTTGTGTGCCAATGATAAATTAA
- a CDS encoding FecCD family ABC transporter permease: MFKSKNHIMTILVILSIIVFFTSFTVGRYAIPLDELANVFLSKIFGLQKTWPDTIETVLLNVRLPRVLAAMIIGAALSLAGATYQGLFKNPMVSPDILGASAGAGFGASIAILLSFNILGIQVSAFIFGMGAVMLTYIISTIIGRNNNAILVLVLTGMVVSTLFSSFISMTKYVADPNSKLPAITFWLMGGLSSINSKDVLILTITVLLGAVPLYLIRWKLNVLSFGEEEAKALGIDTFKIRIIVIFCSTLMTAACVSLSGMIGWVGLIIPHFARMLVGPNYKILIPTSILIGSTYLLIVDDIARSLFSIEIPLGILTSLIGAPFFIFMLLKGKRGWI, translated from the coding sequence ATGTTTAAATCTAAAAATCATATTATGACTATTCTTGTTATTTTATCAATTATAGTATTTTTTACTTCTTTTACTGTAGGAAGATATGCAATTCCTTTAGATGAACTTGCAAATGTTTTTTTATCTAAAATTTTTGGATTGCAAAAAACTTGGCCAGATACAATAGAAACTGTATTGCTTAATGTAAGACTTCCAAGAGTTTTAGCGGCTATGATTATAGGAGCTGCTTTGTCTTTAGCTGGTGCAACTTATCAAGGCTTATTTAAAAATCCTATGGTATCACCAGATATATTAGGAGCATCTGCTGGTGCAGGTTTTGGCGCTTCTATAGCGATTTTATTGTCTTTTAATATTTTAGGAATACAAGTTTCTGCATTTATATTTGGAATGGGTGCTGTAATGCTAACTTACATAATTAGTACGATAATTGGTCGTAATAATAATGCGATTTTAGTATTAGTGCTTACAGGAATGGTAGTTTCGACACTTTTTTCATCATTTATATCAATGACAAAGTATGTAGCGGATCCAAATAGCAAATTACCAGCTATAACTTTTTGGTTAATGGGTGGGCTTTCATCAATAAATTCAAAAGATGTGTTAATTCTAACTATTACAGTTCTTTTAGGAGCAGTACCTTTATATTTAATAAGGTGGAAGTTAAATGTTTTATCTTTTGGAGAAGAAGAAGCTAAGGCTTTAGGGATTGATACTTTCAAAATTAGAATTATAGTTATATTCTGCTCAACTCTTATGACAGCTGCATGTGTATCACTAAGTGGAATGATTGGTTGGGTGGGGTTAATTATACCTCATTTTGCAAGAATGCTTGTAGGTCCTAATTATAAAATATTAATTCCAACGTCCATATTAATCGGAAGTACATATCTTCTTATTGTTGACGATATAGCGAGAAGTTTATTTTCTATAGAAATACCTCTTGGTATATTAACTTCACTTATAGGTGCACCTTTCTTTATATTTATGCTTTTGAAAGGAAAGAGGGGATGGATATGA